One region of Streptomyces davaonensis JCM 4913 genomic DNA includes:
- the recF gene encoding DNA replication/repair protein RecF (All proteins in this family for which functions are known are DNA-binding proteins that assist the filamentation of RecA onto DNA for the initiation of recombination or recombinational repair.), with the protein MHVTHLSLADFRSYARVEVPLDPGVTAFVGPNGQGKTNLVEAVGYLATLGSHRVASDAPLVRMGADRAVIRAQVRQGERQQLVELELNPGKSNRARINRSSQVRPRDILGIVRTVLFAPEDLALVKGDPGERRRFLDELITARSPRMAGVRSDYDRVLKQRNTLLKTAALARRHGGRSMDLSTLDVWDQHLARAGAELLAQRLDLIATLQPLADKAYEQLAPGGGPLALEYKPSAPGEAHTREDLYGQLTAALADARKQEIERGVTLVGPHRDDLLLKLGQLPAKGYASHGESWSYALALRLASYDLLRAEGNEPVLVLDDVFAELDTRRRERLAELVAPGEQVLVTAAVDDDVPHVLAGARYGVSEGTVERV; encoded by the coding sequence ATGCACGTCACGCATCTGTCGCTGGCCGACTTCCGCTCGTACGCCCGGGTCGAAGTTCCGCTCGACCCGGGCGTCACCGCTTTCGTGGGCCCGAACGGCCAGGGCAAGACGAATCTCGTCGAGGCCGTCGGCTATCTCGCCACCCTCGGCAGTCACCGCGTCGCCTCCGACGCCCCGCTGGTGCGCATGGGCGCCGACCGTGCGGTGATCCGGGCGCAGGTCCGCCAGGGCGAGCGGCAGCAGCTGGTGGAGCTGGAGTTGAACCCGGGCAAGTCCAACCGCGCCCGCATCAACAGGTCCTCGCAGGTCAGACCGCGGGACATCCTGGGGATAGTGCGGACGGTCCTGTTCGCGCCGGAGGATCTGGCGCTGGTCAAGGGCGACCCCGGTGAGCGCCGCCGTTTCCTGGACGAGCTGATCACCGCGCGTTCCCCGCGTATGGCGGGGGTGCGCTCTGACTACGACCGGGTCCTCAAGCAGCGCAACACCCTGTTGAAGACGGCGGCGCTGGCCCGGAGGCACGGCGGCCGTTCGATGGACCTGTCCACCCTCGACGTCTGGGATCAGCATCTCGCGCGCGCGGGCGCCGAACTGCTCGCCCAGCGTCTGGACCTGATCGCCACGCTCCAGCCGCTGGCGGACAAGGCGTACGAGCAACTCGCGCCCGGTGGCGGCCCGCTGGCGCTGGAGTACAAGCCGTCCGCGCCCGGTGAGGCGCACACGCGTGAGGATCTGTACGGGCAGTTGACGGCCGCGCTGGCGGACGCCCGGAAGCAGGAGATCGAGCGGGGCGTGACCCTCGTGGGACCGCATCGGGACGATCTGCTGCTCAAGCTGGGGCAGCTGCCCGCCAAGGGGTATGCCTCGCACGGCGAGTCCTGGTCGTACGCGCTGGCGCTGCGGCTTGCTTCGTACGACCTGCTGCGGGCCGAGGGCAATGAGCCGGTGCTGGTGCTCGACGACGTGTTCGCCGAGTTGGACACCCGTCGGCGGGAGCGGCTGGCGGAGCTGGTCGCGCCC